The Verrucomicrobiales bacterium region TGACCGTTGATGTCTTTTTCTCCTGCGCAGCCCAGGTCAATCGGTTGAGTTTGGCCTGATACTTCACCAACTTCTTCTCGTATTCCTTTTCGGAGAGAGCGCAGCTCAGGTCCACCCGGTCCAGGATAGTCTTGTCGGTAGAGACCGGAGTGACCCGGATCCGCTGTGGCAGCGGGTCCGAAGGGGGTGGCAAGCGTCGTTGGAGGCGTCGGAGCCGACTCAGGAGCGCCTCCAGCAGGGTCCGGGCGGCGGTGTAATCCCGATGTCGATCATCGCTCGCTTCGATGATGTGCCACGGTGAGGAATCGGTGTCGGTTTCGCGGATCGCACGCTCCGAGGCCTTGGTGAATTTGTCGTAGAGCTCGCGATGTGCCCAATCGCTGGGAAGCACCCGCCAATGCGTCTCCGGATCGTTGCGCAGACTCTTGAGTCGCTCATGCAGCGCCTTCTTGGAGAGGTGAAACCACAGCTTTACGATCAGGGCGCCATCCCGGATCAGCATGTCCTCGAAGAAGGCGATTTGCTTCAAGGCGGAATCGAATTCAGGATTCTTGATCTCCCCATGCACGCGGCCGATGACAGGCTGGGTGTACCAGGAGCCGAACATGAGGGCAATCCGCCCGCGCGTGGGCAGGGCTTGCCAGAAGTGCCAGTAGGGCGGATGCGTTTTCTCGCCCTCGATCTCGTGCTCAAATGAGTGCGTATCGAGGCCGCGCGGATCCAGCCACTCGTTCAAGCGATGCACCACATCTCCTTTCCCGGCGCCATCGACGCCGGAGATGATGACCACAACCGGCACGCCGGCCGACTTCAAAGCAAACTGCGCCTCGACCAACCGGGCACGCAGTTCCGGCAAGCGCCGGTCGAACTCGCGCTTACTTAGGGTGCGACCCAATTCTGCTGCATCAAACATGAAGGAGACCCATTCCTTCATTGAAAGGCTTACGATGTCAATGACTTGATTTCGGTGCCTTGACATCCCGGGTGAGGCTGACGTTCTCTTGGGGGCAATCGCATGTCGACAGCCGCCCTACCGCCACCTTCGCCGGATCAACCCTCCTCCCTGCCACGGCGGTTTGGGGTGGTCTCGGCCACGGCCCTGAACATGTCGAACATGATCGGTGTGGGGCCATTCCTGACCATCCCCCTGCTCCTCTCCGAAATGGGCGGACCCCAGGCGATGCTAGGCTGGCTGGTGGCCATGCTCATCACCATTCCGGACGGCATGATTTGGAGTGAGTTGGGGGCGGCACTCCCCGGCTCAGGAGGCAGCTACCACTACCTGCGCGAAGGCTTTGGACGGGAGACCTGGGGACGACTGATGGCGTTCTTATTCATCTGGCAGTTCATCTTCAGCGGACCGCTCGAAATCGCCTCCGGCTACATTGGATTCGACAATTACCTGGCCTACTTGTGGACCCATTCGGACCAGCGGGTGATCGGGGTCGTAACGACCACGCTGGGCCTACTCACGATCTGGTTGCTGTACCGTCAGATCCACTCGATCGCCAAGCTGACGGTGGCCCTGTGGATTGGGACCATGATTACGGTCGCGGCTGTCATCGTGACCGGAGCGCTGCACTTCAATCCCGCGATCGCCTTCGATTTTCCGCCCGAGGCATTCGTCCTCAACAAGCAGTTCTGGAATGGGCTGGGCGCGGCGGCGGTGATTGGGATCTACGACTACCTCGGCTATTACGACGTCTGTTTCCTGGGTGACGAGGTGAAGGATCCGGGACGCACCATCCCGCGCTCCGTCATGATCAGCCTGGTCGGAGTGGCGCTGATTTATGTGGCGATCAATCTCTCCATCATCGGAATCATTCCGTGGCGGGAGTTCGTTCCGGCGTCGGAGAAGCCCGCCGTGGCCAACTTCGTGGTCTCGGTCATGATGGAACGAATCTATGGCCGCGAGGTTGCGAGCGTGTTTACCCTCCTGGTGCTCTGGACCACCATCGGCTCCG contains the following coding sequences:
- a CDS encoding amino acid permease, with amino-acid sequence MSTAALPPPSPDQPSSLPRRFGVVSATALNMSNMIGVGPFLTIPLLLSEMGGPQAMLGWLVAMLITIPDGMIWSELGAALPGSGGSYHYLREGFGRETWGRLMAFLFIWQFIFSGPLEIASGYIGFDNYLAYLWTHSDQRVIGVVTTTLGLLTIWLLYRQIHSIAKLTVALWIGTMITVAAVIVTGALHFNPAIAFDFPPEAFVLNKQFWNGLGAAAVIGIYDYLGYYDVCFLGDEVKDPGRTIPRSVMISLVGVALIYVAINLSIIGIIPWREFVPASEKPAVANFVVSVMMERIYGREVASVFTLLVLWTTIGSVFALLLGYSRIPYAAARDGGFFKVFGKLHPQGRFPHVSLLTVGGVAIICSFFSLGDVINALITLRILVLFVGQIVAVTLLRIRAPQMNRPYRVFLYPLPSLLALVGWIFLFLTSPWKTIGIGMGTLVVGLVVFLVWSKQTQAWPFRPAR
- the pap gene encoding polyphosphate:AMP phosphotransferase encodes the protein MKEWVSFMFDAAELGRTLSKREFDRRLPELRARLVEAQFALKSAGVPVVVIISGVDGAGKGDVVHRLNEWLDPRGLDTHSFEHEIEGEKTHPPYWHFWQALPTRGRIALMFGSWYTQPVIGRVHGEIKNPEFDSALKQIAFFEDMLIRDGALIVKLWFHLSKKALHERLKSLRNDPETHWRVLPSDWAHRELYDKFTKASERAIRETDTDSSPWHIIEASDDRHRDYTAARTLLEALLSRLRRLQRRLPPPSDPLPQRIRVTPVSTDKTILDRVDLSCALSEKEYEKKLVKYQAKLNRLTWAAQEKKTSTVIVFEGWDAAGKGSCIRRVTAAIDPRLFRVVPIAAPNDEERSYHYLWRFWRRLPACGRVTIFDRSWYGRVLVERVEGYARPEEWARAYREINDFEQQIREHGGVLAKFWIHISPDEQFRRFKEREVVPFKKYKITPEDWRNRGKWDHYKAAVNDMVEHTSTEYAPWTLVAGNDKRYARIQILKTLCRSLEEVL